The following coding sequences lie in one Mycobacterium sp. Z3061 genomic window:
- a CDS encoding winged helix DNA-binding domain-containing protein yields MRKFSIAERRNRLARRHFLSSTGSVSRVTAGLIGLHATDPATPYLSLWARCRGFSTTDLDRVLYEKRSALKHLAMRRTLWVVNSDDVALVQAAASGQVADNERRRLVADLHKAEVTMDGDRWLDQACAAVLRHLSEHGPASSTELRAALPELAGSYDPAPGKRWGGSVPVAPRVLTVLSARGDIVRGPNDGGWTASRPRWSAARNWLTERGTPLPEAAARAELIRRWLQTFGPATVTDIKWWFGTTLTAVRAALATIGAVEVDLHGGAGYALANDLAVEPEVPPWSALLPGLDCTTMGWSERDWYLGDHRGQVFDSNGNAGPTAWWNGRVVGGWCQDDRARVHLQLLEDPGAEARRSLQQRADQLTDWLDGVRINARFPSPLSKSVPQR; encoded by the coding sequence ATGCGTAAATTCAGCATCGCGGAGCGCCGGAACCGGTTGGCGCGCAGACACTTTCTGTCCAGCACCGGTTCGGTGTCCCGCGTCACCGCCGGGCTGATCGGACTGCACGCCACCGATCCCGCCACCCCGTACCTGTCGCTGTGGGCGCGCTGCCGCGGCTTCTCCACCACCGACCTCGATCGGGTGTTGTACGAAAAGCGTTCCGCGCTCAAGCATCTGGCGATGCGCAGGACGCTGTGGGTGGTGAACTCCGACGACGTGGCGCTGGTCCAGGCGGCGGCCAGCGGCCAGGTTGCCGACAACGAGCGCCGCCGACTGGTCGCCGACCTGCACAAGGCCGAAGTGACCATGGACGGCGACCGTTGGCTCGATCAGGCGTGCGCCGCGGTGCTGCGCCACTTGTCCGAGCACGGGCCGGCCAGCAGCACCGAACTGCGGGCCGCGCTGCCGGAGCTGGCCGGCAGCTACGATCCGGCACCCGGAAAGCGTTGGGGCGGTTCAGTTCCGGTAGCCCCGCGGGTGTTGACGGTGCTGTCGGCCCGCGGGGACATCGTGCGTGGCCCCAACGACGGGGGCTGGACCGCGTCGCGCCCCCGGTGGAGCGCCGCCAGAAATTGGCTGACCGAGCGTGGCACACCCCTACCCGAGGCCGCTGCGCGGGCCGAATTGATCCGCCGGTGGCTGCAGACGTTCGGTCCGGCGACCGTCACCGACATCAAGTGGTGGTTCGGCACCACGCTGACGGCGGTGCGGGCAGCGCTGGCCACCATCGGCGCCGTCGAGGTGGACCTGCATGGCGGCGCCGGATACGCCTTGGCCAACGACTTGGCGGTCGAGCCCGAGGTCCCCCCGTGGAGCGCGCTGCTCCCGGGTCTGGACTGCACCACGATGGGCTGGTCGGAGCGGGACTGGTATTTAGGTGACCATCGCGGTCAGGTCTTCGACAGCAATGGCAACGCCGGGCCCACCGCATGGTGGAACGGGCGGGTAGTCGGCGGCTGGTGCCAGGACGACAGGGCGCGCGTCCACCTGCAGTTGCTGGAAGATCCCGGCGCGGAGGCACGGCGATCTCTACAGCAGCGGGCCGATCAACTCACCGACTGGTTGGACGGGGTCCGGATCAACGCGCGCTTCCCCTCCCCGTTGTCGAAGTCGGTTCCGCAGCGGTGA
- a CDS encoding DUF6653 family protein, which translates to MSRVAGVRRAIFARHCHPWSAWTRWASTPLTLVPVWTRRRGHAVLLGAWLAINPFVFGKPQHHRAWATRAMLGEELWISRRPRDAAMVVSVATSVAAAVGVVAARRRQLRPAVIAVAVQMALTMLYWQQMVRYLARQGVADAGDQ; encoded by the coding sequence ATGTCCCGAGTCGCCGGCGTCCGGCGCGCCATCTTCGCACGGCACTGCCACCCGTGGAGCGCCTGGACCCGCTGGGCCAGCACACCTCTGACTCTGGTTCCGGTCTGGACCCGGCGACGGGGCCACGCGGTGCTGCTCGGCGCGTGGCTGGCGATCAACCCGTTTGTGTTCGGCAAGCCGCAGCACCACCGCGCCTGGGCCACTCGGGCGATGCTGGGTGAGGAACTGTGGATCAGCCGCCGCCCCCGCGATGCCGCCATGGTGGTGAGCGTCGCGACCTCGGTGGCGGCAGCGGTCGGGGTGGTCGCCGCTCGCCGGCGTCAATTGCGTCCCGCGGTGATCGCCGTGGCGGTGCAAATGGCACTGACGATGCTCTACTGGCAGCAGATGGTGCGTTACCTCGCGCGGCAGGGCGTTGCCGACGCCGGTGACCAGTAA
- a CDS encoding alpha/beta hydrolase-fold protein — translation MFPDGIPANNNEPVTASTPHDLAHAASADGFSTQAFSHTSLMHGWVPITVQVVTGVALLVAIGWRTRVWRLRWLPLATVAGAGAAYGTRVYVSRLSTEPAPGALWVWAGLAGMAVTVLVLGWRGAHWWRRGVALLAVPLSLFSTALTLNMWVGYFPTVQAAWGQLTSGPLPDQTDPVTVAAMMGKGVRPAHGSVVPVVIPSDASHFKHRGELVYLPPAWFASNPPPRLPTVMMIGGQFNTPADWIRAGNAVRTADAFAAAHDGNAPVLVFVDSGGAFNNDTECVNGRRGNAADHLTKDVVPFMVSKFGSSPEQPNWGIVGWSMGGTCAVDLTVMHPGMFSSFVDVAGDLYPNAGNKEETVSRLFGGNAEAWAAFDPTTVITRHGPYSGVAGWFAIPAHGELPIADTPAMRLAGRDAAANPSNQTAAANALCALGRSYDIDCAVIAQPGKHDWPFADQAFAAALPWLAGRLGTPGVPRIPLPGNATPPPPAGPSNAQVVAAGR, via the coding sequence ATGTTCCCGGATGGGATCCCGGCGAACAACAATGAACCTGTGACCGCGTCGACGCCTCATGACTTGGCGCACGCTGCGTCGGCTGACGGGTTCTCGACGCAGGCCTTCAGTCACACCTCCCTGATGCACGGCTGGGTGCCGATCACCGTTCAGGTCGTGACCGGCGTGGCGTTGTTGGTGGCGATCGGCTGGCGGACGCGGGTGTGGCGGCTGCGCTGGCTGCCGCTGGCGACGGTGGCGGGCGCGGGGGCGGCGTACGGGACGCGCGTGTATGTCAGCCGGCTCTCCACCGAACCGGCCCCGGGCGCGCTGTGGGTGTGGGCCGGGTTGGCCGGAATGGCCGTGACGGTGCTGGTGCTCGGGTGGCGCGGCGCGCACTGGTGGCGGCGTGGCGTTGCGCTGCTGGCCGTGCCGCTGTCCCTGTTCAGTACGGCGCTGACGCTCAACATGTGGGTCGGCTACTTCCCCACGGTGCAGGCCGCCTGGGGTCAGCTCACGTCCGGCCCACTGCCCGACCAGACCGATCCGGTCACCGTCGCCGCGATGATGGGCAAGGGCGTTCGCCCCGCCCACGGCAGTGTGGTGCCCGTCGTCATCCCTTCCGATGCGTCGCACTTCAAGCATCGCGGTGAGTTGGTGTACCTGCCGCCGGCCTGGTTCGCCAGTAATCCCCCGCCGCGGCTGCCGACAGTGATGATGATCGGCGGTCAGTTCAACACCCCCGCTGACTGGATACGGGCCGGCAATGCGGTGCGAACCGCCGACGCCTTCGCGGCGGCGCACGACGGCAATGCTCCGGTGCTGGTGTTCGTGGACTCCGGCGGCGCTTTCAACAACGACACCGAGTGCGTCAACGGGCGACGCGGCAACGCCGCCGACCATCTGACGAAAGATGTTGTGCCGTTTATGGTTTCAAAATTCGGCTCCAGCCCCGAACAGCCCAACTGGGGCATCGTGGGCTGGTCGATGGGTGGGACCTGCGCGGTGGATCTGACCGTCATGCATCCCGGCATGTTCAGTTCGTTCGTCGACGTGGCGGGCGACCTCTATCCCAATGCGGGCAATAAGGAAGAGACCGTGTCCCGGCTGTTCGGTGGCAACGCCGAGGCTTGGGCGGCATTCGACCCGACCACCGTGATCACCCGGCATGGCCCGTACAGCGGGGTTGCGGGATGGTTCGCGATTCCCGCGCACGGCGAACTGCCGATCGCCGATACACCGGCCATGCGACTGGCCGGTCGTGACGCCGCGGCCAACCCCAGCAACCAGACCGCGGCCGCCAACGCGTTGTGTGCGCTCGGTCGCTCCTACGACATCGACTGCGCGGTGATCGCGCAACCGGGCAAGCATGACTGGCCATTCGCGGATCAGGCCTTCGCCGCGGCGCTACCATGGCTGGCCGGGCGTCTGGGCACCCCAGGGGTGCCGCGGATTCCGTTGCCGGGCAACGCAACTCCCCCGCCTCCGGCCGGACCGTCCAATGCGCAAGTGGTCGCGGCCGGACGGTAA
- the lysX gene encoding bifunctional lysylphosphatidylglycerol synthetase/lysine--tRNA ligase LysX has translation MTLTKPRPTRRPTSRYHWLPAVAGWTVGVIATVSLLASLSPLIRWLIHEPREFINRYLFNFPDTSFAWSFVLALLAAALAARKRIAWWVLLGNMVVAAGINAVDIAAGGNTPAEAFGENLGFAFHVVTIVLLVLGYREFWAKVRRGALFRAAGVLLVGGAIGILASWGLVEMFPGTLAAPDRLPYVANRVVGFGFADPDLFTGRPHVFLNAIFGLFGAFALIAATIVLFLSQRADNALTGEDESAIRGLVELWGKNDSLAYFATRRDKSVIFAPSGRAAIAYRVELGVCLASGDPIGDPRAWPQAVAAWMELCQTYGWSPGVMGASSEGAQAYRDAGLNALVLGDEAILRPAEFKLSGPEMRGVRQAVTRARRAGLTVRIRRHRDIPRDEMAQTVERADSWRDTETERGFSMALGRLGDPADGDCLLVEAIGPANQVVAMLSLVPWGNTGASLDVMRRSRESPNGTIELMVSELALHAESLGINRISLNFAMFRSAFEQGEQLGAGPIARLWRGLLIFFSRWWQIETLYRSNMKYQPEWVPRFACYDDARLIPKVGVASAFAEGFLTLPFTRRDKVHTGHHPAVPQQLVDSGLLHPDGTAPDVSGLQVADLPGSDDMRRRQPEQVRVRLAKLKKLQDSGIEAYPVGEPPSHTVAQALAAEDGASVSVAGRILRVRNYGGVLFAHLRDWSGEMQLLLDNSRLEQGRAADFNAAIDLGDLVEATGRMGFSDKGTRSLIVTHWRLTGKCLRPLPDKWKGLTDPEARVRTRYVDLAVNAESRHLLTARSSALRSIRETLFAKGFIEVETPMLQQVHGGATARPFVTHINAYAMDLFLRIAPELYLKRLCVGGVERVFELGRAFRNEGVDFSHNPEFTLLEAYQAHADYTVWIDGCRELIQNAAQAANGAQIALRPRTQDDSISYGARLEPVDISGVWPVKTVHDAVSEALGEHIDADTTLKTLRKLCDAARIPYRGYWDAGAVVLELYEHLVEDRTEHPTFYIDFPTSVSPLTRPHRSKRGVAERWDLVAWGVELGTAYSELTDPVEQRRRLEEQSLLAAGGDPEAMELDEDFLQAMEYAMPPTGGLGMGVDRVVMLITGRSIRETLPFPLAKPH, from the coding sequence GTGACACTCACTAAGCCGCGCCCGACGCGCCGGCCGACTTCCCGGTATCACTGGTTACCAGCGGTAGCCGGGTGGACCGTCGGCGTCATCGCGACCGTGTCGCTGCTCGCCAGCCTGTCCCCGCTGATCCGGTGGCTGATCCACGAGCCGCGGGAATTCATCAACCGCTACCTGTTCAACTTTCCCGACACCAGCTTCGCCTGGTCGTTCGTGCTGGCCTTGCTGGCAGCGGCGCTGGCGGCTCGCAAACGCATCGCCTGGTGGGTGTTGCTGGGCAACATGGTGGTGGCCGCGGGGATCAATGCCGTCGACATCGCTGCCGGCGGAAACACCCCCGCCGAGGCATTCGGCGAGAACCTCGGGTTTGCCTTCCACGTCGTGACCATCGTGCTACTGGTCCTGGGCTATCGGGAGTTCTGGGCCAAGGTCCGCCGTGGCGCGCTGTTCCGCGCGGCGGGCGTGTTGCTGGTCGGGGGCGCCATCGGGATCCTGGCGTCCTGGGGACTGGTCGAGATGTTTCCTGGGACGCTGGCGGCGCCCGACCGGTTGCCGTATGTGGCAAACCGCGTCGTCGGCTTCGGATTCGCCGATCCCGACCTGTTCACCGGCCGGCCGCACGTCTTCCTCAATGCGATCTTCGGGTTGTTCGGCGCGTTTGCACTGATCGCCGCCACCATCGTGCTGTTCCTCTCGCAGCGCGCCGACAACGCGCTGACGGGTGAGGACGAGTCCGCCATCCGCGGGCTCGTCGAACTCTGGGGGAAGAACGATTCGCTGGCCTACTTCGCCACCCGCCGCGACAAGTCGGTGATCTTCGCCCCCAGCGGTCGCGCCGCGATCGCCTACCGGGTCGAACTCGGGGTCTGCCTCGCCAGTGGCGACCCGATCGGCGACCCGCGGGCGTGGCCGCAGGCCGTCGCGGCCTGGATGGAACTCTGCCAGACCTACGGCTGGTCGCCGGGGGTCATGGGCGCCAGTTCGGAAGGCGCCCAGGCATATCGGGACGCCGGCCTCAACGCCCTGGTGCTCGGCGACGAGGCGATTCTGCGACCGGCTGAATTCAAGTTGTCCGGCCCGGAGATGCGCGGGGTGCGCCAAGCGGTGACACGCGCTCGCCGGGCCGGGCTGACGGTGCGCATCCGCCGGCACCGCGACATTCCCCGGGACGAGATGGCGCAGACCGTCGAGCGCGCGGACTCCTGGCGTGACACCGAAACCGAGCGGGGCTTCTCCATGGCGCTGGGCCGGCTGGGAGATCCGGCTGATGGTGACTGCCTCTTGGTGGAGGCGATCGGCCCGGCCAACCAGGTGGTGGCGATGCTGTCTTTGGTTCCGTGGGGCAATACGGGCGCCTCACTGGACGTGATGCGCCGCTCCCGGGAATCCCCCAACGGCACCATCGAACTGATGGTCAGCGAGCTTGCGTTGCACGCCGAGAGCCTCGGGATCAACCGGATTTCGCTGAATTTCGCGATGTTTCGCTCAGCGTTCGAGCAGGGCGAACAATTGGGGGCGGGCCCGATTGCGCGGCTGTGGCGGGGACTGTTGATCTTCTTTTCGCGCTGGTGGCAGATCGAAACCCTGTACCGCTCGAACATGAAGTACCAGCCCGAGTGGGTGCCACGGTTTGCCTGCTACGACGACGCTCGATTGATACCCAAGGTCGGCGTCGCGTCGGCGTTCGCCGAGGGCTTCCTGACGTTGCCCTTCACCCGGCGCGACAAGGTACACACCGGCCACCACCCGGCCGTACCGCAGCAGTTGGTGGACAGCGGACTGTTGCACCCCGACGGAACGGCACCTGACGTCAGCGGACTGCAGGTGGCAGACCTGCCGGGGAGCGACGACATGCGGCGCCGCCAGCCCGAACAGGTGCGGGTCCGGCTGGCCAAGCTGAAGAAGCTGCAGGACAGCGGCATTGAGGCGTACCCGGTGGGCGAGCCGCCCAGTCACACCGTCGCACAGGCGCTCGCCGCCGAAGACGGGGCTTCGGTCTCGGTGGCCGGACGTATCCTCCGGGTGCGCAACTACGGAGGGGTGCTGTTCGCGCACCTGCGCGACTGGTCGGGCGAGATGCAGCTGCTGCTGGACAATTCGCGCCTGGAGCAGGGCCGGGCGGCCGACTTCAACGCGGCAATCGACCTGGGCGACCTGGTGGAAGCCACCGGGCGGATGGGGTTCAGCGATAAAGGGACCCGGTCGCTGATCGTCACGCACTGGCGGCTGACCGGCAAATGCCTGCGGCCGCTGCCGGACAAGTGGAAGGGACTCACCGACCCGGAAGCCCGGGTACGGACTCGGTACGTCGATTTGGCCGTCAACGCCGAATCGCGCCACCTGCTCACGGCCCGCAGCAGTGCCCTGAGGTCCATCCGCGAGACCTTGTTCGCCAAGGGCTTCATCGAGGTCGAGACGCCCATGCTCCAGCAGGTGCATGGCGGTGCCACCGCCCGCCCGTTCGTGACCCACATCAACGCCTACGCCATGGACCTCTTCCTTCGAATCGCGCCGGAGTTGTACCTCAAGCGCCTGTGCGTCGGCGGCGTGGAGCGGGTCTTCGAACTCGGCCGGGCCTTCCGTAACGAGGGCGTCGACTTCAGCCACAATCCCGAGTTCACGCTGCTGGAGGCCTACCAGGCGCACGCCGACTACACGGTGTGGATCGACGGCTGCCGCGAACTGATCCAGAACGCGGCCCAGGCCGCCAACGGAGCCCAGATCGCGCTCCGGCCCAGAACTCAGGATGATTCGATTAGCTACGGGGCCAGGCTGGAGCCGGTCGACATCTCCGGGGTGTGGCCGGTGAAGACCGTGCATGACGCGGTGTCCGAGGCCCTCGGTGAGCACATCGATGCCGACACCACCCTGAAGACCCTGCGCAAGCTGTGCGACGCGGCCCGCATCCCCTACCGCGGGTACTGGGACGCCGGCGCGGTCGTGCTGGAACTCTACGAACACCTGGTCGAGGACCGCACCGAGCACCCGACGTTCTACATCGACTTTCCGACCTCGGTATCGCCGCTGACCAGGCCACATCGCAGCAAGCGCGGGGTGGCCGAACGCTGGGACCTGGTGGCGTGGGGCGTCGAGCTGGGCACCGCCTACAGCGAGCTCACCGACCCCGTCGAGCAACGGCGCCGCCTCGAGGAGCAGTCGCTGCTGGCCGCCGGCGGCGATCCGGAAGCGATGGAGCTCGACGAGGACTTCCTGCAGGCGATGGAGTACGCGATGCCCCCCACCGGAGGCCTCGGAATGGGCGTCGACAGGGTGGTCATGCTGATCACCGGGCGCAGCATCCGCGAGACCCTGCCGTTCCCGCTCGCCAAGCCGCACTAG
- the infC gene encoding translation initiation factor IF-3 — protein MSTETRVNERIRVPEVRLIGPGGEQVGIVRIEDALRVAADADLDLVEVAPNARPPVCKIMDYGKYKYEAAQKARESRKNQQQTVVKEQKLRPKIDDHDYETKKGHVVRFLEAGSKVKVTIMFRGREQSRPELGYRLLQRLGADVAEYGFVETSAKQDGRNMTMVLAPHRGAKTRARAQHPGSATGPADSAGDAQPS, from the coding sequence ATCAGCACTGAGACCCGCGTCAACGAGCGCATTCGCGTGCCTGAAGTTCGATTGATCGGCCCGGGGGGAGAGCAGGTAGGCATCGTGCGTATCGAAGACGCACTCCGCGTCGCCGCGGACGCCGATCTCGACCTTGTCGAAGTAGCCCCCAATGCCCGGCCGCCGGTCTGCAAGATCATGGACTACGGCAAGTACAAGTACGAGGCGGCGCAGAAGGCGCGCGAATCCCGCAAGAATCAGCAGCAGACCGTCGTCAAGGAACAGAAGCTGCGGCCCAAGATCGACGACCACGACTACGAGACCAAAAAGGGCCACGTGGTCCGCTTCCTCGAAGCGGGGTCGAAGGTAAAGGTCACCATCATGTTCCGCGGGCGCGAGCAGTCACGGCCGGAGTTGGGCTACCGGCTGCTCCAGCGGCTGGGCGCCGATGTCGCCGAATACGGATTCGTCGAAACATCGGCCAAGCAGGACGGCCGCAACATGACGATGGTGCTGGCACCGCACCGTGGCGCGAAAACCCGTGCCAGGGCGCAACATCCGGGCAGTGCGACGGGACCGGCCGATTCGGCCGGCGACGCCCAACCGTCCTAG
- the rpmI gene encoding 50S ribosomal protein L35, which translates to MPKAKTHSGASKRFRRTGTGKIVRQKANRRHLLEHKATKRTRRLDGRTVVSANDTKRVNSLLNG; encoded by the coding sequence ATGCCTAAGGCCAAGACCCACAGCGGGGCTTCGAAGCGGTTCCGGCGCACCGGCACCGGCAAGATCGTCCGGCAGAAAGCCAACCGCCGGCATCTGCTCGAGCACAAGGCGACCAAGCGCACCCGTCGGCTCGACGGTCGCACGGTGGTGTCGGCCAACGACACCAAGCGGGTCAACTCGCTGCTCAACGGCTAG
- the rplT gene encoding 50S ribosomal protein L20 gives MARVKRAVNAHKKRRSVLKASKGYRGQRSRLYRKAKEQQLHSLNYAYRDRRARKGEFRKLWISRINAAARANDITYNRLIQGLKAAGVEVDRKNLADIAITDAAAFTALVEVARAALPEDVNAPSGEAA, from the coding sequence ATGGCACGCGTGAAGCGGGCGGTCAACGCCCACAAGAAGCGGCGCAGCGTCCTGAAAGCTTCGAAGGGTTATCGCGGTCAGCGATCCCGGCTCTACCGTAAAGCCAAAGAGCAGCAGCTGCATTCGCTCAACTACGCCTACCGTGACCGCCGCGCCCGCAAGGGAGAGTTCCGCAAGTTGTGGATCTCGCGGATCAACGCCGCCGCGCGTGCCAACGACATCACTTACAACCGGCTGATCCAGGGCCTCAAGGCTGCCGGCGTCGAGGTGGACCGGAAAAACCTGGCCGACATCGCTATCACCGATGCGGCCGCGTTCACCGCGCTGGTCGAGGTTGCCCGGGCCGCGCTGCCCGAGGACGTCAACGCGCCCTCCGGAGAGGCTGCCTGA
- a CDS encoding RNA methyltransferase, whose amino-acid sequence MRSALTERSARVAAAVKLHRHVGRRRAGLFLAEGPNLVEAALRRGLVRDLYVTEDAARRHDELLAGQLAPVHVVTERAAKALSDTVTPSGLIAVCQIPATSLNDVLAGPPGLITVAVDISEPGNAGTLIRIADAMGAAAVILAGHSVDPFNGKCLRASTGSIFSIPVVVAPDALQVLTLLRTAGLQVLATAVDGEISLDDADPMLARPTAWLFGPEAQGLPDEVAAQADRRLRIPMAGGAESLNVAAAAAICMYQSARALQLGQRT is encoded by the coding sequence ATGAGGTCCGCGCTGACCGAACGTTCGGCTAGGGTGGCCGCCGCGGTCAAGCTGCACCGTCATGTCGGCCGGCGCCGCGCGGGGCTGTTTCTCGCCGAGGGGCCCAACCTCGTCGAGGCGGCCCTGCGGCGTGGGCTGGTCCGGGACCTTTACGTCACCGAGGACGCCGCGCGCCGGCATGACGAGTTGCTCGCCGGGCAGCTTGCGCCGGTGCACGTGGTGACGGAACGGGCCGCAAAGGCGTTGTCGGACACGGTGACTCCGAGCGGTCTGATCGCCGTGTGTCAGATCCCGGCGACAAGCCTCAACGACGTGCTGGCCGGACCGCCGGGGCTGATCACCGTTGCGGTGGACATCAGCGAGCCGGGCAACGCCGGCACGCTCATCCGCATCGCCGACGCCATGGGTGCGGCAGCGGTGATTTTGGCCGGGCACAGCGTCGACCCCTTCAACGGCAAGTGCCTGCGCGCCTCGACCGGCAGCATCTTCTCCATCCCTGTCGTCGTCGCGCCCGACGCTCTGCAGGTGCTCACCCTGCTGCGTACCGCCGGCCTGCAGGTACTGGCCACCGCGGTGGACGGCGAGATCTCCCTCGACGATGCCGACCCGATGCTGGCGCGGCCCACGGCGTGGTTGTTCGGGCCCGAAGCGCAGGGGCTCCCGGATGAGGTTGCCGCACAGGCCGATCGCCGGTTGCGTATCCCCATGGCGGGGGGCGCGGAGAGTCTGAATGTTGCTGCGGCCGCGGCCATTTGCATGTACCAGAGTGCCCGGGCCCTTCAACTCGGTCAGCGAACCTGA
- a CDS encoding PE family protein → MSVLSIVPDAVATASSNLESVGSALRSASDAAVRRTTAIAPPAADEISSAITRLFGSHGQEFAAVNARASAFHAEFVKLLNGGALQYVNAEIANAQQTLSSLLGGASVVNPAEAISQTSSISTPFGPIAITQTFDTPASGNGPLSASISAVTPLGPVSFAINGAVSTVASPTSVVSTLGLTGGTVGFPTPLRLLVGAAGPVVTGGYSLFNSYNAFTSAMTGGNVLGAATAFFSAPFEWTKAVLVGHQTVTLPLGQLAASGPDISLGIPFGGLLASSAPLTMSIPQYSITDASAVPSITQTWTGSNFAFGGSQFGGLGTELLKAIGLPL, encoded by the coding sequence ATGTCTGTTCTCAGCATTGTTCCGGACGCCGTAGCAACGGCAAGTAGCAACTTAGAAAGTGTGGGGTCTGCGCTGCGCAGCGCAAGCGACGCGGCGGTGCGCCGCACCACCGCGATCGCACCTCCGGCCGCGGACGAAATTTCGTCGGCGATCACGAGGCTATTCGGATCGCATGGCCAGGAATTCGCCGCGGTCAATGCCAGGGCCTCGGCTTTCCACGCCGAATTCGTGAAACTGCTGAACGGTGGAGCGCTGCAGTATGTGAACGCCGAAATCGCCAATGCTCAACAAACTTTGAGTAGCCTGCTCGGCGGCGCCTCGGTGGTCAACCCGGCCGAGGCCATCAGCCAAACCAGCTCGATCAGTACCCCGTTCGGCCCGATCGCGATCACGCAGACCTTCGATACTCCGGCATCCGGCAATGGTCCGCTGAGCGCATCCATAAGTGCCGTCACTCCGCTGGGTCCCGTGTCGTTCGCCATCAACGGCGCAGTCTCCACCGTGGCCAGCCCCACTTCGGTCGTGTCGACACTCGGTCTCACCGGCGGGACGGTCGGATTCCCCACCCCGCTGCGCCTCCTCGTCGGCGCTGCGGGTCCGGTAGTCACTGGTGGCTACTCGCTGTTCAACAGCTATAACGCGTTTACCTCGGCGATGACCGGCGGAAACGTCCTCGGAGCGGCCACCGCCTTCTTCTCCGCACCGTTCGAATGGACGAAGGCCGTGCTGGTCGGGCATCAGACGGTCACCCTGCCTCTGGGGCAGCTCGCGGCGAGCGGACCAGACATCAGCCTGGGCATCCCGTTCGGCGGGCTCCTTGCATCTTCGGCCCCGCTCACGATGTCCATACCCCAATACAGCATCACCGATGCGAGCGCCGTACCTTCCATCACGCAAACGTGGACCGGTTCGAATTTCGCCTTCGGTGGTTCACAGTTCGGCGGTCTCGGTACCGAATTATTGAAGGCAATCGGTCTGCCGCTGTAA
- a CDS encoding PE family protein, translating into MSQLIVVPELLKTASGCLETMGDGLRTANAAAAARTTAIAAPALDEISTAIAALLGKHGRQFQALSAQTAAYHDTFVNLLNGGAAQYLSAEFANVQRTLAHAGTLGAAEASPLDTFISLTTVSQSSNYGPLQVSSSFGLGGLYQSAILNGPLGQVGAFSLSAAPIIPADLNSVGGFAANVTGTVNTAFGPFTWMSAGGNLFVSPTGVFTGSLNGPTPLGPVAITVNGTVPTVTGGSITALGWEFYYQGNQFGFVPRFLQPFGVI; encoded by the coding sequence ATGTCGCAATTAATCGTGGTGCCGGAATTGTTGAAGACAGCCAGCGGGTGCCTGGAAACGATGGGTGACGGACTGCGAACGGCGAATGCCGCGGCGGCGGCCCGGACAACCGCAATCGCGGCCCCGGCACTCGATGAGATCTCGACGGCCATCGCAGCGCTACTGGGTAAACACGGCCGGCAATTCCAAGCCCTGAGCGCCCAGACCGCGGCCTACCATGACACTTTCGTCAACTTGCTCAATGGCGGTGCCGCGCAGTACCTGAGCGCCGAATTCGCCAACGTACAGCGGACTCTGGCGCATGCGGGGACCCTTGGCGCGGCCGAGGCCAGCCCGTTGGACACTTTCATCAGCCTCACCACGGTGAGCCAGAGCTCCAATTACGGCCCGTTGCAGGTTTCTTCGAGCTTCGGCCTGGGCGGCCTGTACCAATCCGCGATCCTCAACGGCCCTCTGGGTCAGGTGGGCGCGTTCTCGCTGAGCGCGGCGCCGATCATCCCCGCCGACCTGAACAGTGTCGGCGGGTTCGCCGCCAATGTGACCGGGACTGTGAACACGGCGTTCGGCCCCTTCACATGGATGTCGGCGGGTGGCAACCTGTTCGTCTCGCCGACCGGAGTTTTCACCGGATCACTGAACGGGCCCACGCCGCTGGGTCCGGTGGCGATAACGGTGAACGGAACCGTGCCCACCGTCACCGGGGGCTCGATCACGGCGTTGGGCTGGGAGTTCTACTACCAGGGCAACCAATTCGGTTTCGTCCCGCGGTTCCTGCAGCCATTCGGCGTGATCTAG